The sequence GCACACGGCCTGTGCCATCGGGCAGCGCGGGTTGAAGGCGCACCCGGGCGGGATGGCCAGCAGGTTGGGCGGCAGGCCCTTGATCGCGTAGAGCTCCTGGCCCTTCTGGTCCAGGCGCGGGATCGAGTCGAGCAGGCCGCGGGTGTACGGGTGCGCGGGCGCCTTGTAGATCTCGTGGACGGGGGCCTCCTCGACGATCCGGCCCGCGTACATGACGGCGATCTTGTCCGCGACGTCGGCGACGACACCGAGGTCGTGGGTGATCAGGATCAGACCCATGTTCAGCTCGCGCTGGAGCTCGGCCAGCAGGTCCATCACCTGGGCCTGGACCGTGACGTCCAGGGCCGTCGTGGGCTCGTCCGCGATGATCAGGGAGGGTTCCAGGGCCAGCGCCATCGCGATCATGATGCGCTGGCGCATGCCGCCGGAGAACTGGTGCGGGTAGTCCCCCACCCGCTCCTTCGCCGCGGGGATCTTCACCCGGTCCATCAGCTCGACGGCCTTGGCCCTGGCCTCCTTGCGGGACATCCCGCGGTGGACCTCGTACATCTCGCCGAGCTGCGCGCCGACGCTCAGTACGGGGTTCAGGGAGGAGAGCGCGTCCTGGAAGATCATGGCCATCTCGGCTCCGCGGACCTTGCGGCGCTCCTCCTCCTTCATCTTCAGGAGGTCCTTGCCCTTGAAGAGGATCTCGCCGCCCCCGATCCGGCCCGGCGGCATGTCGAGGATGCCCATCACGGCCTGCGCGGTGACCGACTTGCCCGAGCCGGACTCGCCGAGGACGGCGAGGGTCTCGCCCTCGTCCACCGAGTAGTCGACGCCGTTGACCGCCTTCGCGACTCCGTCGCGCGTCTTGAATTCCACGTGCAGATCGCGGACTTCGAGCAGCATGTGCGGGGCTCCTCAGCGCAGCTTGGGGTCGAGGGCGTCGCGCACGGCGTCGCCGAGCATGATGAAGGCGAGCACGGTCAGGCTGAGCGCGCCCGCCGGGTAGAGCAGCATGTGCGGGGCGTTGCGGATCTGCGGGGCCGCGTTGGAGATGTCGATGCCCCAGGAGACGGTGGGTGGGCGCAGGCCCACGCCGAGGAAGGAGAGCGTGGCCTCCAGGGCGATGTACGTGCCCAGGGCGATGGTGGCGACGACGATGACGGGCGCGACGGCGTTGGGCGCGACGTGCCGCAGCAGCAGCCGGGCGTTGCCCGCGCCGAGGGCCCGGGCGGCCTGGACGTAGTCGTGCTGTCTGGCGGTGATCACCGAACCGCGGGCGATGCGGGCGATCTGCGGCCAGCCGAGCAGGATGATGAAGCCGACCACCGGCCAGACGGTGGTGCTGGTGACGACGGACAGGAAGACCAGGCCGCCGAGGATCACCGGGATCCCGAAGAAGATGTCGGCGACCCGGGAGAGCAGGGAGTCGCTCCAGCCGCCGAAGAAGCCGGCGAGCCCGCCGAGCGCGGAGCCCAGCAGGGCGGCGCCGAGGGTGGCGCACACGCCGACGGTGATGGAGGCGCGGGCCCCGTAGACGGTACGGGTGTACACGTCGCAGCCCTGGGTGTCGTAGCCGAAGGGGTGGCCGGGGGCGGCGCCCTGCTGCGATTTGGACAGGTCGCACTGGAGCGGGTCCCCGCTCGCGATGAGCTGGGGCCAGATCGCGATGACGACGAGGAAGAGGATCAGCAGCCCGGAGAGGATGAAGACGGGTTTGCGGCACAGCTGGTGCCAGGCGTCGGACCACAGGGAGCGGGCCCGTTCCCGCGGCGGCGCGCCCGGGCCGGGGCCCGGGTCCTTCTCCAGGCTCTCGGCTTCCTGCAGTGCGAGGTCCATGACGCCCCCCTGGCCGGTGGGTGAGATCGCCTCGTGCGGGCGGGGGCCCACGGGGTCGTAGCCGCCGGGGCCTTCGGGGCTCTCGGGCTCAGGCATAACGGATCCTCGGGTCCAGGACCGCGTAGAGCAGGTCGACGAGCAGGTTCGCCAGGAGGAAGACGATGACGAGGATGGTCACGAATCCGACCACCGTGGGGGCGTTGTTGCGCAGGATGCCCTGGTAGAGCTGGTAGCCGACGCCGTGGATGTTGAAGATCCGCTCGGTGACGATGGCCCCGCCCATCAGGGCGCCGATGTCGGTGCCGATGAAGGTGACCACGGGGATGAGGGAGTTGCGCAGCAGGTGCCGGGTGACGACCCGGCGGCGCGGCAGGCCCTTGGCGACGGCGGTGCGCACGTAATCGGCTTTGACGTTCTCGGCGATCGAGGTGCGCGAGAGGCGGGTGACGTACGCGAGGGAGACCAGGGCGAGGACGATGCCGGGCAGGATCAGTTCGCTCCAGGGCGCTTCCGGGGAGACGGTGGGCCGGACCCAGCCCCATTTGACGCCGAAGAGGTACTGGAGCAGATAGCCGGTGACGAAGGTGGGCACGGAGATCACGACGAGCGTGAGCACCAGCACGCTGGTGTCGACGGACCTGCCGCGGCGCAGGCCGCTGACCACGCCGAGGGTGATACCGACGACGATCTCGATGACGATCGCGACGATGGTCAGGCGCAGGGTCACGGGGAAGGCCGTGGCCATCAGCGAGGTGACCTCCTGGCCGTTGAAGGCCGTGCCGAAGTCGCCCTGGAAGATCTGGCCCATGTAGTGGAGGTACTGCTTCCACAGGGGCTGGTCGAGGTACAGGTCCTTGCGGATGCGCGCGGCGGTGGCGGGGTCGGGTGCCTTGTCGCCGAAGAGGGCCGCGACCGGGTCACCGAGCGCGTACACCATGAAGAAGATCAGGAAGGTGCTGCCGATGAACACCGGGATCATCTGGAGCAGCCGCCGGATCACATAACGTCCCATGGACTGCTCCAGGATCGATCCGAGGGTTGGTCAGCTGACCTTGATCTGGTCGTAGACCGGGACGCTGAACTGGTTGAGGGTCACGTCCGAGAGCCGCTCGGAGTACCCGGCGCTGCCGTTCTGGTACCAGAGCGGGATGGACGGCATCTGCTCGGCCAGGATCTTCTCGGCGTCCTGGAAGGTGGCGGTCGCCTTGGCCGCGTCGCTCTCCTGGTTGGCCGCGTCGACGAGCTTGTCGAATTCCGGGTTGCTGAACTTCCCGTAGTTGGAGGAGGCGCCCGTGTAGTAGAGCGGTTCGAGGAAGTTCTGGATCAGCGGGTAGTCGGCCTGCCAGCCGGAGCGGAAGGGGCCGGTCAGCTTGTAGGAGCTCTGCTGGTTGCGGAAGTCCGCGAAAGTGCCGACGGGGTTGACCGTGCAGACCGGGCCCTCGCCGAGGGCGTTGTTGATGCTGTTGCAGACGGCGTCCATCCATTCGCGGTGCGAGCCGGTGTCCACGTTCGAGGTGAGCGTCATCTTGCCGCCCGGCAGGCCGCCGCCCTCCTGGATGAGCTGCTTGGCCGCCACGGGGTCGAAGGTGCAGGCCTCTCCACAGGCGGTCGCGGAGAAGCCGCCCTTTTCTCCGAGGGCCGGTGAGGTCCAGTCCTTCGCCGGGGTGCGGGTCTCGTGGAAGATCTGCTTGGTGATCTCGTCACGGTTGACGGCCATCGAGATGCCGCGGCGGACCTTCTCCATGCCCTCCTTGCCCCACTGGGGGTCGTAGAGGGGGAAGGTGAGGGTCTGGATGATGAGGGCCGGCTGGTTGATGTACCGGTCGCCGAGGTCGTCCTTGACGTTCTTCAGCTGCTGCGCCGGCACGTCGTCGACGAGGTCGAGGTTCCCGGAGATCAGGTCGGTGTACGCGGTGTTGTTGTCGGTGTAGACCTTCAGGTCCACACCGTTGTTCTGGGCCTTGTCCTCACCGGGGTAGCCCTCCCACTTGCGCAGCTGCATGCCGGTGCCCTTGGTGTAGGAGTCCACCGTGTACGGGCCGTTGCCGACGGGCTTGTCCAGCCAGCCGGCGTGGTCGGTGAAGAAGGCCTTGGGCAGCGGGGAGAAGGCCTGGTAGCCGAGGGTCTCGGGCCAGGTGGAGAACTTCTCCTTCAGTGCGACGGTGAAGGTCTTGGGGTCCTTGACGACGAGTCCCGACATCGTCTTGGTCTTGGGTTCCCCGGATGCCGGGTGCAGGTCCGCGTAGCCGACGATGTCGGAGAAGAACGGCGCGTTGTTCTGCTTGTTGCGCACGTCCGCCGCGTAGTTCCAGGCGTCCACGAAGGACTGGGCGGTGACGGGCTCGTCGTTGCTGAACTTCCAGCCGTCCTTCAGGGTGATCGTGAAGTTCTGGCTGTCGGTGGTCTCGAACTTCTCGGCGAGCATGTTCTTGGCCTCGCCGGTCGTGGGGTCGTACCGCTTCAGGCCCCGGAAGAGCATGTCGAGGACCTTGCCGCCCTGCACCTCATTGGTGTTGGCCGGCTCCAGCGGGTTCTGCGGGTCACCCCAGGAGGACGAGACGACTCCCGCACCGCCACCGCCTCCGCCGCTGTCGCTGCCGCCGCCGCAGGCCGTCGCCGCGAGGGCGACGGCCACCGCACATGCGGCCCACTTGGCGTGGGTGGCTCCGCGCATGGAGTGCCTCCTAGGGTCCCAAGACTCACGTAGGGGCCAATGTCACCCTATGTGGGGGCCCCCACACGCCTCGTTCGACCGATTGCACCCGCGCGCCCTGCGCCTGTCACCCCTGCGAGTGCAAAGGCAGCTCCCAGGTGTCGACCGCGTAGTGCAGGCCCATGCCGTGCGCCTCGTAGAGCGCGAGTGCGCCGGTTTCGTTGCGGGTGTCCACGCCCAGGCCTACGGTGTCCCGGCCGCGCAGCTGCTTGTGCACGCCGAGGTGGCTGACCCAGCCCATGCTGGTGCGGTCGTCGCGGGTGAGCAGGACCGCTACGTCGCCCCGCCCGGGCAGGCTCGCGATCCAGACGAGGGACCAGTCGAGGTTGCGGGCGTCCAGGTGGTCCAGCCAGGCCTCGTAGGCGCGGTCCACATGGCCGAAGTGCGCCGCGAACGTCTCCTCCACCAGGGCGTGGGCCCGGCGGCGGTCGGCCTCGTCGGCGGCGCAGTGGCGCAGGGTGAGTCCGGCGGGCGGGGCGGGCGGGAGGTCGGCGGCGGGGGTCACCGTACGGGTCATGACCTGGTAGTGGCGGATGGTCCGGTAGCCGCGGCCGCGCAGGAGGCCGAGGTCGAGGGTGGGGGCCACGTTGAGCTGGAGCCGCAGGACGCCGGGGCCGGGACCCGCGGCCATCTCGCGGGCCCTGGCCTCCATGAGCTCCAGGAGCCGGACGGCGGCCTCGTGCTGGTCCGGCAGTACGTAGTGGTCCCCGTCGACGCGGCCGGGTCCGGAGTCCGCCCAGACCATGGCGTAGGCCACGAGGCGGCTGCCGTGGAAGGCCAGCCAGGAGTCGGTGGCCAGGTCGGCGTCGGGGTGGTGGAGGTCGGCCTCGACCGTGCCCAGGTCGGTCTCCGGACGGCCGATCTCGATCATGTCGACGGCGTTGAGGAGGGCGCAGATGTCGGACGCGTCCCCGGGTCCGGCGGGCCGGACGGTCAGCATGGCGGTCATCGGCCCACTCTCGGCCGGGGCCTCGGGCGGGCGCAACCGACTTTGGCCGCGGCACCGGACACCGCGGGCCCGGCCCGACCCGAAAGGCAGGCCGTGAACGCCGGGGCGCCCGGTACCGGAGGAATCCGGTGCCGGGCGCCCTGGGGGACGTACGCCTGCGGGGGTCAGACGGCCAGGATGGCCTTCTCCTCCGCGAAGTGGCAGGCCGACTCGTGCGCGGCGAAGGTGTCCTGGCCCTTGAAGCGCTCCGGGATCGCCAGCAGCGGCTCCTCGGTGGAGCACTTGTCCTGGGCCTTCCAGCAGCGGGTGCGGAAGCGGCAGCCCGACGGCGGGTTGGCCGGGGACGGGACGTCGCCGGTGAGGATGATCCGCTCGCGGCCCTCGCGCGCGTCCGGGTCGGGGACCGGGACGGCCGACAGCAGCGCCTGCGTGTAGGGGTGCGTCGGGTGCTCGTAGATCTCCGTGTCGGTGCCGATCTCGGCCATCCTGCCGAGGTACATGACGCCCACGCGGTCCGAGATGTGCCGGACGATCGACAGGTCGTGCGCGATGAAGAGGTAGGACAGGTCGAACTCGTCCTGGAGCTTCTCCATCAGGTTGATGACCTGCGCCTGCACCGACACGTCGAGCGCGGAGACCGGCTCGTCGCAGATGATGATCTCGGGCTGGAGGGCCAGGCCGCGGGCGATGCCGATGCGCTGGCGCTGGCCGCCGGAGAACTGGTGCGGGTACCGGTTGATGTACTCCGGGTTCAGGCCCACGACGTCCAGGAGCTCCTGGACCTTGCGCCGGCGGTCGCCCTTGGGAGCCACCTCGGGGTGGATCTCGAAGGCCTCGCCGATGATGTCGCCGACCGTCATGCGCGGGTTCAGCGAGGTGTACGGGTCCTGGAAGACCATCTGGATGTTGCGGCGGACCACCTTGAGGGCCCTGCCGGACAGCTTGGTGATGTCCTGGCCCTTGTAGAAGACCTCGCCGGCCGTGGCCGTCTCCAGGTTCATCAGCAGCTTGGCGACGGTGGACTTGCCACAGCCGGACTCGCCGACGATGCCGAGGGTCTCGCCCTTGTAGAGGTCGAAGGAGATCCCGTCGACCGCCTTGACCGCGCCGACCTGCTTCTTGAACAGGATTCCCTGGGTCAGCGGGAAGTGCTTGACCAGGTTGCGGACCTGGAGGATCGGCTCGCGCTCGGTGGCGTTCTTGGTGAGCTCAGCCATGGATCTGCTCCTTCCAGAAGTGGCACGCGCTGCCGCGGCCGGGCAGTTCGGTGCCGTCCTGCTCGGTGACCTGGTGCAGTACGGGGATCTCGGTACGGCAGAGGTCGGTCGCCTTGGGGCAGCGCGGGTTGAACGCGCAACCGCTCGGGATCCTGAGCAGGTTGGGCGGCAGGCCCTTGATCGCGTAGAGCTCCTGGCCCTTCTGGTCCAGGCGCGGGATCGAGTCGAGCAGGCCGCGGGTGTACGGGTGCGACGGGCGCTTGTAGATCTCGTGGACCGGAGCGGTCTCGACGATCCGGCCCGCGTACATGACCGCGATCTTGTCCGCGACGTCGGCGACGACGCCGAGGTCGTGGGTGATCAGGATCATGCCCATGTTCATCTCGCGCTGGAGCTCCGCGAGCAGGTCCATGACCTGGGCCTGGACGGTCACGTCGAGAGCCGTGGTGGGCTCGTCGGCGATGATCAGGTCCGGCTCCAGGGCGAGGGCCATGGCGATCATGATGCGCTGGCGCATACCGCCGGAGAACTGGTGCGGGTAGTCGCCCACGCGCGCCTTGGCGGCGGGGATCTTCACGCGCTCCATGAGCTCGATGGCCTTGACCCTGGCGTCCTTCTTGGACATGCCGCGGTGCACGGTGAACATCTCGCCGAGCTGGTCACCGACCGAGTAGACCGGGTTCAGGGAGGACAGCGCGTCCTGGAAGATCATCGCCATCTTGTTGCCGCGGAGCTTGCGGCGCTCCTCGTCGGACATCTTGAGGATGTCCTTGCCGTGGAAGCGCACCTCGCCGCCGGCGACCCGTCCGGGCGGGCTGTCGAGGATGCCCATGACCGCCTGGGCGGTGACGGACTTGCCGGAGCCGGACTCGCCGAGCACGGCGAGGGTCTCGCCGGAACTGACGCTGTAGCTCACACCGTTGACGGCCTTGACGACCCCGTCACGGGTCTTGAACTCGACATGGAGGTTGTCCACCTCCAGCAGCGGGGTGCCGGGACGGGCGTCCGTCTCCGTTCCGCTGAGAATCTCCGACGTGGTCACGCCGCCACCTTCGTCCTGCTTGCTGATGTTGTCTCGGAGCATCGGGCGGCCCTACCGCAGCTTCGGGTCGAGCGCGTCACGCAGGCCGTCGCCGACGAAGGCGAAGCCGAGCACGGTGACGACGACGAAGAGGCTGGGGAACATCCACAGGTAGTCCTGGACCCCGATGTACGCCTGGCCGTCGGCGAGCATGTTGCCCCACTCGGGGATGTTGACCGGGACGCCGGCGCCGAGGAAG comes from Streptomyces sp. NBC_01408 and encodes:
- a CDS encoding ABC transporter ATP-binding protein, which produces MLLEVRDLHVEFKTRDGVAKAVNGVDYSVDEGETLAVLGESGSGKSVTAQAVMGILDMPPGRIGGGEILFKGKDLLKMKEEERRKVRGAEMAMIFQDALSSLNPVLSVGAQLGEMYEVHRGMSRKEARAKAVELMDRVKIPAAKERVGDYPHQFSGGMRQRIMIAMALALEPSLIIADEPTTALDVTVQAQVMDLLAELQRELNMGLILITHDLGVVADVADKIAVMYAGRIVEEAPVHEIYKAPAHPYTRGLLDSIPRLDQKGQELYAIKGLPPNLLAIPPGCAFNPRCPMAQAVCRTDVPPLYEVTESPVPRASACHFWKECLHA
- a CDS encoding GNAT family N-acetyltransferase, coding for MTAMLTVRPAGPGDASDICALLNAVDMIEIGRPETDLGTVEADLHHPDADLATDSWLAFHGSRLVAYAMVWADSGPGRVDGDHYVLPDQHEAAVRLLELMEARAREMAAGPGPGVLRLQLNVAPTLDLGLLRGRGYRTIRHYQVMTRTVTPAADLPPAPPAGLTLRHCAADEADRRRAHALVEETFAAHFGHVDRAYEAWLDHLDARNLDWSLVWIASLPGRGDVAVLLTRDDRTSMGWVSHLGVHKQLRGRDTVGLGVDTRNETGALALYEAHGMGLHYAVDTWELPLHSQG
- a CDS encoding ABC transporter permease; this encodes MPEPESPEGPGGYDPVGPRPHEAISPTGQGGVMDLALQEAESLEKDPGPGPGAPPRERARSLWSDAWHQLCRKPVFILSGLLILFLVVIAIWPQLIASGDPLQCDLSKSQQGAAPGHPFGYDTQGCDVYTRTVYGARASITVGVCATLGAALLGSALGGLAGFFGGWSDSLLSRVADIFFGIPVILGGLVFLSVVTSTTVWPVVGFIILLGWPQIARIARGSVITARQHDYVQAARALGAGNARLLLRHVAPNAVAPVIVVATIALGTYIALEATLSFLGVGLRPPTVSWGIDISNAAPQIRNAPHMLLYPAGALSLTVLAFIMLGDAVRDALDPKLR
- a CDS encoding ABC transporter ATP-binding protein, yielding MAELTKNATEREPILQVRNLVKHFPLTQGILFKKQVGAVKAVDGISFDLYKGETLGIVGESGCGKSTVAKLLMNLETATAGEVFYKGQDITKLSGRALKVVRRNIQMVFQDPYTSLNPRMTVGDIIGEAFEIHPEVAPKGDRRRKVQELLDVVGLNPEYINRYPHQFSGGQRQRIGIARGLALQPEIIICDEPVSALDVSVQAQVINLMEKLQDEFDLSYLFIAHDLSIVRHISDRVGVMYLGRMAEIGTDTEIYEHPTHPYTQALLSAVPVPDPDAREGRERIILTGDVPSPANPPSGCRFRTRCWKAQDKCSTEEPLLAIPERFKGQDTFAAHESACHFAEEKAILAV
- a CDS encoding ABC transporter ATP-binding protein; amino-acid sequence: MTTSEILSGTETDARPGTPLLEVDNLHVEFKTRDGVVKAVNGVSYSVSSGETLAVLGESGSGKSVTAQAVMGILDSPPGRVAGGEVRFHGKDILKMSDEERRKLRGNKMAMIFQDALSSLNPVYSVGDQLGEMFTVHRGMSKKDARVKAIELMERVKIPAAKARVGDYPHQFSGGMRQRIMIAMALALEPDLIIADEPTTALDVTVQAQVMDLLAELQREMNMGMILITHDLGVVADVADKIAVMYAGRIVETAPVHEIYKRPSHPYTRGLLDSIPRLDQKGQELYAIKGLPPNLLRIPSGCAFNPRCPKATDLCRTEIPVLHQVTEQDGTELPGRGSACHFWKEQIHG
- a CDS encoding ABC transporter substrate-binding protein, translating into MRGATHAKWAACAVAVALAATACGGGSDSGGGGGGAGVVSSSWGDPQNPLEPANTNEVQGGKVLDMLFRGLKRYDPTTGEAKNMLAEKFETTDSQNFTITLKDGWKFSNDEPVTAQSFVDAWNYAADVRNKQNNAPFFSDIVGYADLHPASGEPKTKTMSGLVVKDPKTFTVALKEKFSTWPETLGYQAFSPLPKAFFTDHAGWLDKPVGNGPYTVDSYTKGTGMQLRKWEGYPGEDKAQNNGVDLKVYTDNNTAYTDLISGNLDLVDDVPAQQLKNVKDDLGDRYINQPALIIQTLTFPLYDPQWGKEGMEKVRRGISMAVNRDEITKQIFHETRTPAKDWTSPALGEKGGFSATACGEACTFDPVAAKQLIQEGGGLPGGKMTLTSNVDTGSHREWMDAVCNSINNALGEGPVCTVNPVGTFADFRNQQSSYKLTGPFRSGWQADYPLIQNFLEPLYYTGASSNYGKFSNPEFDKLVDAANQESDAAKATATFQDAEKILAEQMPSIPLWYQNGSAGYSERLSDVTLNQFSVPVYDQIKVS
- a CDS encoding ABC transporter permease; this encodes MGRYVIRRLLQMIPVFIGSTFLIFFMVYALGDPVAALFGDKAPDPATAARIRKDLYLDQPLWKQYLHYMGQIFQGDFGTAFNGQEVTSLMATAFPVTLRLTIVAIVIEIVVGITLGVVSGLRRGRSVDTSVLVLTLVVISVPTFVTGYLLQYLFGVKWGWVRPTVSPEAPWSELILPGIVLALVSLAYVTRLSRTSIAENVKADYVRTAVAKGLPRRRVVTRHLLRNSLIPVVTFIGTDIGALMGGAIVTERIFNIHGVGYQLYQGILRNNAPTVVGFVTILVIVFLLANLLVDLLYAVLDPRIRYA